Within the Deltaproteobacteria bacterium genome, the region GGCGGATCTCCGGCCGGGTCTCCTTCCTCAGCGGTACGTCGCCGACCGTCACGCTGCCCGACGTGGGAAGCAGATGCCCGTTCATGTGGAGGAGGAGCGTCGACTTCCCCGCGCCGTTCGCGCCGACGATGCCGACCGATTCGCCGTGGGTGATCAGGAACGAAACTCCTTTCAGCGCTTCCGTGCCGTCCGGGTACCGGAAACGGACGTCCTTGAACTCGAGGAGGTGATGGCTCATCCGGCAAACCCCCGGACCAGGCGTCCGATCATCTGCGGCACGGGGACGAACCGGCACAGGGCGAAGAAGCCGCCGGCCGCCAGCACGAAGACGGCGTCGGATCGTCGCAGCGCCTCGCGCCGCATCGTAGGGACTTCCCCCCGGAACCCTCGCGCCAGCATCGCCCCGTAGATCCGCTCCGCCCGCTCCACGGTGCGCAGGAAGAGCGTGCCCATGATGCGGACGAAGACCCGCACGCCGGTGCCCCGCGTTCCGAAGGAGCGCATGTCCCGCGCGCGGACGACGCGCATCGTCTCCTCCATCAGGACGAAGAGATACCGGTACAGGAAGAGGAGCTGGGATACGAAGATGGCCGGGAGCCCCAGTCGGCGCAAACCGCGGCAGATGCCGGGGAAGGAGGTCGTCGCGATCAGCAGGAGGGCGGCGCTGATCGTCAGCGCGAACTTCACGAGGATCGAAGCGAAGGAAACCCATCCGGCGGAGATCGACACGCCGGGAGTGATCGTCACGGTGGAGGAGTCGAACAGGGGGTTGAACATCCCGACGAACACCGCGAACGGGGAGACCGCGACGACCTTCCTCGCGATGAAACCGGCCGGGA harbors:
- the cbiQ gene encoding cobalt ECF transporter T component CbiQ, translated to MSFETAYSGIGRLDRLSYGDTVVHRLDPRAKVVATMLFAVVVVSFPKYEVLSLLPFFLFPVLIGALGDIPAGFIARKVVAVSPFAVFVGMFNPLFDSSTVTITPGVSISAGWVSFASILVKFALTISAALLLIATTSFPGICRGLRRLGLPAIFVSQLLFLYRYLFVLMEETMRVVRARDMRSFGTRGTGVRVFVRIMGTLFLRTVERAERIYGAMLARGFRGEVPTMRREALRRSDAVFVLAAGGFFALCRFVPVPQMIGRLVRGFAG